From a single Nicotiana tomentosiformis chromosome 2, ASM39032v3, whole genome shotgun sequence genomic region:
- the LOC138905983 gene encoding uncharacterized protein, with the protein MKKKIGIDIGYHKAWRAIQKAIACISGTPEENYQILSPYLQMMVHRNLETYTSIKRDQQNRFSYMFIAQAASIASWHYCRPVIAVDATFFKSKYRGALFVAVSKDANNQIFPLYFGVADSKNIWFFWEMRKAIEIRREMIKCVDKKTYNYIMEETPKRWARSWFPRRHYDMLTTKW; encoded by the exons atgaaaaaaaaaattggaattgACATTGGATATCACAAGGCATGGCGCGCTATTCAAAAAGCTATTGCTTGTATAAGTGGAACACCAGAAGAGAACTACCAGATTCTTTCTCCATACCTACAAATGATGGTGCATAGAAACCTAGAGACGTACACTAGCATAAAAAGAGATCAGCAGAATCG GTTTTCTTACATGTTCATTGCTCAAGCAGCATCAATAGCTAGTTGGCATTACTGTAGACCCGTGATTGCAGTAGATGCAACATTTTTTAAGTCTAAATATCGTGGTGCTCTATTTGTTGCTGTATCAAAGGACGCAAACAATCAAATCTTTCCTCTATATTTTGGTGTAGCAGATTCAAAAAACATTTGGTTCTTTTGGGAAATGAGAAAAGCAATTGAAATCCGCCGTGAAATG ATCAAATGCGTTGACAAGAAAACATACAATTACATAATGGAAGAGACACCAAAGAGATGGGCTCGATCGTGGTTCCCACGACGACATTATGATATGCTGACAACAAAATGGTAG